The Astatotilapia calliptera chromosome 17, fAstCal1.2, whole genome shotgun sequence genome has a segment encoding these proteins:
- the dnai3 gene encoding dynein axonemal intermediate chain 3 isoform X1, whose amino-acid sequence MAPKRQKSPSRKTGVKGKVKDNLTPSPMEKPDHPDDIYPIVLTTATQELFECCIDEDVTEQSPYKLLEKDDIIQDIKTRAAVSDFHPVKQFVLDYPEDEILLVFDVDFTYGQSFYLVLTPEAKARIYNVLQPPQPEIIVLEDDVSKTPEPKPWISLGSELEVDQESVKETREKLCYKFDLKRRPGLPVCFSDRNSTEAECRSVACPSYQDSRFSIKQMQRDCGMQAVPKLQSSTAQTERAVQRNVFTQYEPRELREKEKENILRSEKLKKFVNSVTPRVLHALQQTHIMNVFTDDFKALGIGAEASDQLVMVSEGLKLQWTFTDEKRAMGKKISSVSWHPTIHGLIAVTFIKKQEEQLDKSTVYINSPAFIVFYGFPDQSNPRLLLECPDDIFAFEFCPSNPNVIVGGCRNGKVVLWDISFHIPHLQGTRPNSKKASDSDSDTDTFDLGNKKENKTPVMSYCAVSSIESSHKSPVTDVQWLPKTFEVTRTGVPVQNISNMSVQVVTCSPDCSVMFWDLRVPKLQNQFLADRKQDVDQKTMMTPYSIPTTFKHLDRTWKPLFRVSLPKIDTSGEYAPLKFSLEHYTCNSNTGRNTDNENDGAEVLPEYSQLRIPSAKTLKTLDDVNTKFYVGTEEGEIVYTDWKLEEDEFGRKFSAKPLLCFRTHAWFVNTMQRSPFFKDILLTTGGWNFAIWKEGVMGGPIFVGPSSEQEYSAACWSLSRSAVFFIGRNDGSIEVWNLLLNTSEPTHVHEHVASTRITCIKPCITASKQHYLAVADNLGVLRVFNVPKALRSPVKNEDLNMQIFFDQENDRLKDYLEWEELWAKPRKEEGESKKQVEPDKPVTFQVDSEEADLKEYSDYLKLEESILEHTGL is encoded by the exons ATGGCACCCAAGAGGCAAAAAAGTCCATCAAGAAAAACAGGTGTTAAAGGAAAAG TCAAGGACAATCTGACACCTTCACCTATGGAAAAGcctg ATCACCCTGATGACATCTACCCCATCGTCCTGACAACAGCCACCCAGGAGCTCTTTGAATGCTGCATTGATGAGGATGTCACAGAGCAGAGCCCTTACAAGCTGCTGGAAAAGGACGACATCATACAGGATATTAAGACAAGAGCCGCAGTGTCCGATTTCCACCCTGTGAAGCAGTTTGTGCTG GACTACCCAGAGGATGAAATATTGCTTGTTTTTGATGTAGATTTCACCTATGGACAGAGTTTTTACCTGGTTCTCACACCAGAAGCCAAGGCTAGAATATATAAT GTTCTGCAGCCCCCACAACCTGAAATAATAGTGTTGGAGGATGATGTCAGTAAAACCCCAGAACCAAAGCCATGGATATCTCTCGGCAGTGAGCTGGAAGTAGATCAAGAGTCTGTCAAAGAGACCAGAGAAAAG CTGTGCTACAAGTTTGACTTAAAGCGCAGACCGGGGTTACCTGTCTGTTTTTCTGACCGCAACAGTACAGAGGCTGAGTGTCGCTCCGTGGCGTGTCCTTCCTACCAAGACAGCAGATTCAGCATCAAGCAGATGCAGAGGGACTGCGGGATGCAGGCTGTTCCCAAACTGCAGAGCAGCACTGCTCAGACGGAGCG GGCGGTTCAGAGGAATGTGTTTACCCAGTATGAACCAAGAGAgctaagagagaaagaaaaagaaaacatcctcAGGTCTGAGAAACTGAAGAAGTTTGTCAACTCAGTGACCCCCAG GGTCTTGCATGCCCTTCAGCAGACACACATAATGAATGTGTTCACTGATGACTTTAAGGCCTTGGGCATAGGAGCAGAAGCTTCTGACCAGTTAGTGATGGTTTCTGAAGGTCTGAAGCTTCAATGGACCTTCACAGACGAGAAGCGCGCCATGGGCAAGAAAATCAGCAGCGTCAGCTGGCACCCTACAATCCATG GTCTGATAGCTGTGACTTTTATAAAGAAACAGGAGGAGCAGCTGGATAAGTCCACTGTGTACATCAACAGTCCTGCTTTCATTGTCTTCTATGGCTTCCCCGATCAATCTAACCCCCGG ttgctCTTGGAGTGCCCAGATGACATTTTTGCCTTCGAGTTCTGCCCTTCGAAtccaaatgttattgttggtgGCTGCAGGAATGGCAAG GTGGTGTTGTGGGACATTTCTTTTCACATCCCGCACTTACAGGGAACACGGCCTAACAGTAAAAAAGCCTCAGACtccgactctgacactgacacatTT GACTTGGGtaacaaaaaagagaacaagACTCCTGTCATGAGCTACTGTGCAGTTTCTTCCATAGAAAGCAGCCACAAATCCCCAGTTACTGATGTCCAGTGGCTGCCGAAAACATTTGAG GTGACCAGGACAGGCGTTCCAGTTCAAAACATTTCTAACATGTCTGTTCAAGTTGTCACCTGCTCCCCTGACTG CAGTGTCATGTTTTGGGATCTGCGAGTGCCAAAACTACAGAACCAGTTTCTGGCCGACAGGAAGCAAGATGTGGATCAGAAGACCATGATGACACCCTATAGCATCCCCACAACTTTCAAACACCTGGACCGGACATGGAAACCACTCTTCAGG GTTTCCCTGCCAAAGATTGATACAAGTGGAGAGTATGCTCCTTTGAAGTTCAGCCTAGAACATTACACCTGTAATAGTAATACAGGTAGGAACACAG ATAATGAAAATGATGGCGCAGAGGTCCTCCCAGAATACAGTCAACTCAGAATACCTTCAGCCAAGACGCTCAAGACCCTGGACGATGTCAATACCAAGTTTTATGTTGGAACAGAG GAAGGAGAGATTGTCTACACTGACTGGAAACTGGAGGAAGATGAGTTTGGACGAAAGTTCA GTGCCAAGCCCCTGCTCTGTTTTAGAACTCATGCCTGGTTTGTGAACACAATGCAGCGATCACCCTTTTTCAAAGACATTCTTTTGACAACAGGAGGCTGGAACTTTGCCATCTGGAAAGAGGGTGTGATG GGTGGCCCAATCTTCGTGGGACCAAGCTCTGAGCAAGAGTACAGTGCGGCATGCTGGTCCCTCTCCCGATCTGCGGTTTTCTTCATTGGGAGAAATGATGGCAGTATTGAGGTGTGGAACCTGCTCCTAAACACCAGCGAACCTACACACGTCCATGAACACGTCGCCAGTACCAGAATTACCTGCATCAAACCCTGTATCACCGCCT CCAAACAACACTACCTGGCTGTTGCTGACAACCTTGGAGTGCTACGTGTTTTCAATGTGCCAAAGGCCCTCCGCTCCCCGGTTAAGAATGAG GATTTAAACATGCAGATCTTCTTTGACCAAGAGAATGACAGGCTGAAGGATTATTTGGAGTGGGAAGAACTGTGGGCGAAACCGAGAAAGGAGGAAGGCGAGTCCAAGAAACAAGTG GAGCCTGACAAGCCAGTCACATTC
- the dnai3 gene encoding dynein axonemal intermediate chain 3 isoform X3: MAPKRQKSPSRKTGVKGKVKDNLTPSPMEKPDHPDDIYPIVLTTATQELFECCIDEDVTEQSPYKLLEKDDIIQDIKTRAAVSDFHPVKQFVLDYPEDEILLVFDVDFTYGQSFYLVLTPEAKARIYNVLQPPQPEIIVLEDDVSKTPEPKPWISLGSELEVDQESVKETREKLCYKFDLKRRPGLPVCFSDRNSTEAECRSVACPSYQDSRFSIKQMQRDCGMQAVPKLQSSTAQTERAVQRNVFTQYEPRELREKEKENILRSEKLKKFVNSVTPRVLHALQQTHIMNVFTDDFKALGIGAEASDQLVMVSEGLKLQWTFTDEKRAMGKKISSVSWHPTIHGLIAVTFIKKQEEQLDKSTVYINSPAFIVFYGFPDQSNPRLLLECPDDIFAFEFCPSNPNVIVGGCRNGKVVLWDISFHIPHLQGTRPNSKKASDSDSDTDTFDLGNKKENKTPVMSYCAVSSIESSHKSPVTDVQWLPKTFEVTRTGVPVQNISNMSVQVVTCSPDCSVMFWDLRVPKLQNQFLADRKQDVDQKTMMTPYSIPTTFKHLDRTWKPLFRVSLPKIDTSGEYAPLKFSLEHYTCNSNTDNENDGAEVLPEYSQLRIPSAKTLKTLDDVNTKFYVGTEEGEIVYTDWKLEEDEFGRKFSAKPLLCFRTHAWFVNTMQRSPFFKDILLTTGGWNFAIWKEGVMGGPIFVGPSSEQEYSAACWSLSRSAVFFIGRNDGSIEVWNLLLNTSEPTHVHEHVASTRITCIKPCITASKQHYLAVADNLGVLRVFNVPKALRSPVKNEDLNMQIFFDQENDRLKDYLEWEELWAKPRKEEGESKKQVEPDKPVTFQVDSEEADLKEYSDYLKLEESILEHTGL, encoded by the exons ATGGCACCCAAGAGGCAAAAAAGTCCATCAAGAAAAACAGGTGTTAAAGGAAAAG TCAAGGACAATCTGACACCTTCACCTATGGAAAAGcctg ATCACCCTGATGACATCTACCCCATCGTCCTGACAACAGCCACCCAGGAGCTCTTTGAATGCTGCATTGATGAGGATGTCACAGAGCAGAGCCCTTACAAGCTGCTGGAAAAGGACGACATCATACAGGATATTAAGACAAGAGCCGCAGTGTCCGATTTCCACCCTGTGAAGCAGTTTGTGCTG GACTACCCAGAGGATGAAATATTGCTTGTTTTTGATGTAGATTTCACCTATGGACAGAGTTTTTACCTGGTTCTCACACCAGAAGCCAAGGCTAGAATATATAAT GTTCTGCAGCCCCCACAACCTGAAATAATAGTGTTGGAGGATGATGTCAGTAAAACCCCAGAACCAAAGCCATGGATATCTCTCGGCAGTGAGCTGGAAGTAGATCAAGAGTCTGTCAAAGAGACCAGAGAAAAG CTGTGCTACAAGTTTGACTTAAAGCGCAGACCGGGGTTACCTGTCTGTTTTTCTGACCGCAACAGTACAGAGGCTGAGTGTCGCTCCGTGGCGTGTCCTTCCTACCAAGACAGCAGATTCAGCATCAAGCAGATGCAGAGGGACTGCGGGATGCAGGCTGTTCCCAAACTGCAGAGCAGCACTGCTCAGACGGAGCG GGCGGTTCAGAGGAATGTGTTTACCCAGTATGAACCAAGAGAgctaagagagaaagaaaaagaaaacatcctcAGGTCTGAGAAACTGAAGAAGTTTGTCAACTCAGTGACCCCCAG GGTCTTGCATGCCCTTCAGCAGACACACATAATGAATGTGTTCACTGATGACTTTAAGGCCTTGGGCATAGGAGCAGAAGCTTCTGACCAGTTAGTGATGGTTTCTGAAGGTCTGAAGCTTCAATGGACCTTCACAGACGAGAAGCGCGCCATGGGCAAGAAAATCAGCAGCGTCAGCTGGCACCCTACAATCCATG GTCTGATAGCTGTGACTTTTATAAAGAAACAGGAGGAGCAGCTGGATAAGTCCACTGTGTACATCAACAGTCCTGCTTTCATTGTCTTCTATGGCTTCCCCGATCAATCTAACCCCCGG ttgctCTTGGAGTGCCCAGATGACATTTTTGCCTTCGAGTTCTGCCCTTCGAAtccaaatgttattgttggtgGCTGCAGGAATGGCAAG GTGGTGTTGTGGGACATTTCTTTTCACATCCCGCACTTACAGGGAACACGGCCTAACAGTAAAAAAGCCTCAGACtccgactctgacactgacacatTT GACTTGGGtaacaaaaaagagaacaagACTCCTGTCATGAGCTACTGTGCAGTTTCTTCCATAGAAAGCAGCCACAAATCCCCAGTTACTGATGTCCAGTGGCTGCCGAAAACATTTGAG GTGACCAGGACAGGCGTTCCAGTTCAAAACATTTCTAACATGTCTGTTCAAGTTGTCACCTGCTCCCCTGACTG CAGTGTCATGTTTTGGGATCTGCGAGTGCCAAAACTACAGAACCAGTTTCTGGCCGACAGGAAGCAAGATGTGGATCAGAAGACCATGATGACACCCTATAGCATCCCCACAACTTTCAAACACCTGGACCGGACATGGAAACCACTCTTCAGG GTTTCCCTGCCAAAGATTGATACAAGTGGAGAGTATGCTCCTTTGAAGTTCAGCCTAGAACATTACACCTGTAATAGTAATACAG ATAATGAAAATGATGGCGCAGAGGTCCTCCCAGAATACAGTCAACTCAGAATACCTTCAGCCAAGACGCTCAAGACCCTGGACGATGTCAATACCAAGTTTTATGTTGGAACAGAG GAAGGAGAGATTGTCTACACTGACTGGAAACTGGAGGAAGATGAGTTTGGACGAAAGTTCA GTGCCAAGCCCCTGCTCTGTTTTAGAACTCATGCCTGGTTTGTGAACACAATGCAGCGATCACCCTTTTTCAAAGACATTCTTTTGACAACAGGAGGCTGGAACTTTGCCATCTGGAAAGAGGGTGTGATG GGTGGCCCAATCTTCGTGGGACCAAGCTCTGAGCAAGAGTACAGTGCGGCATGCTGGTCCCTCTCCCGATCTGCGGTTTTCTTCATTGGGAGAAATGATGGCAGTATTGAGGTGTGGAACCTGCTCCTAAACACCAGCGAACCTACACACGTCCATGAACACGTCGCCAGTACCAGAATTACCTGCATCAAACCCTGTATCACCGCCT CCAAACAACACTACCTGGCTGTTGCTGACAACCTTGGAGTGCTACGTGTTTTCAATGTGCCAAAGGCCCTCCGCTCCCCGGTTAAGAATGAG GATTTAAACATGCAGATCTTCTTTGACCAAGAGAATGACAGGCTGAAGGATTATTTGGAGTGGGAAGAACTGTGGGCGAAACCGAGAAAGGAGGAAGGCGAGTCCAAGAAACAAGTG GAGCCTGACAAGCCAGTCACATTC
- the dnai3 gene encoding dynein axonemal intermediate chain 3 isoform X2 gives MAPKRQKSPSRKTGVKGKVKDNLTPSPMEKPDHPDDIYPIVLTTATQELFECCIDEDVTEQSPYKLLEKDDIIQDIKTRAAVSDFHPVKQFVLDYPEDEILLVFDVDFTYGQSFYLVLTPEAKARIYNVLQPPQPEIIVLEDDVSKTPEPKPWISLGSELEVDQESVKETREKLCYKFDLKRRPGLPVCFSDRNSTEAECRSVACPSYQDSRFSIKQMQRDCGMQAVPKLQSSTAQTERAVQRNVFTQYEPRELREKEKENILRSEKLKKFVNSVTPRVLHALQQTHIMNVFTDDFKALGIGAEASDQLVMVSEGLKLQWTFTDEKRAMGKKISSVSWHPTIHGLIAVTFIKKQEEQLDKSTVYINSPAFIVFYGFPDQSNPRLLLECPDDIFAFEFCPSNPNVIVGGCRNGKVVLWDISFHIPHLQGTRPNSKKASDSDSDTDTFDLGNKKENKTPVMSYCAVSSIESSHKSPVTDVQWLPKTFEVTRTGVPVQNISNMSVQVVTCSPDCVMFWDLRVPKLQNQFLADRKQDVDQKTMMTPYSIPTTFKHLDRTWKPLFRVSLPKIDTSGEYAPLKFSLEHYTCNSNTGRNTDNENDGAEVLPEYSQLRIPSAKTLKTLDDVNTKFYVGTEEGEIVYTDWKLEEDEFGRKFSAKPLLCFRTHAWFVNTMQRSPFFKDILLTTGGWNFAIWKEGVMGGPIFVGPSSEQEYSAACWSLSRSAVFFIGRNDGSIEVWNLLLNTSEPTHVHEHVASTRITCIKPCITASKQHYLAVADNLGVLRVFNVPKALRSPVKNEDLNMQIFFDQENDRLKDYLEWEELWAKPRKEEGESKKQVEPDKPVTFQVDSEEADLKEYSDYLKLEESILEHTGL, from the exons ATGGCACCCAAGAGGCAAAAAAGTCCATCAAGAAAAACAGGTGTTAAAGGAAAAG TCAAGGACAATCTGACACCTTCACCTATGGAAAAGcctg ATCACCCTGATGACATCTACCCCATCGTCCTGACAACAGCCACCCAGGAGCTCTTTGAATGCTGCATTGATGAGGATGTCACAGAGCAGAGCCCTTACAAGCTGCTGGAAAAGGACGACATCATACAGGATATTAAGACAAGAGCCGCAGTGTCCGATTTCCACCCTGTGAAGCAGTTTGTGCTG GACTACCCAGAGGATGAAATATTGCTTGTTTTTGATGTAGATTTCACCTATGGACAGAGTTTTTACCTGGTTCTCACACCAGAAGCCAAGGCTAGAATATATAAT GTTCTGCAGCCCCCACAACCTGAAATAATAGTGTTGGAGGATGATGTCAGTAAAACCCCAGAACCAAAGCCATGGATATCTCTCGGCAGTGAGCTGGAAGTAGATCAAGAGTCTGTCAAAGAGACCAGAGAAAAG CTGTGCTACAAGTTTGACTTAAAGCGCAGACCGGGGTTACCTGTCTGTTTTTCTGACCGCAACAGTACAGAGGCTGAGTGTCGCTCCGTGGCGTGTCCTTCCTACCAAGACAGCAGATTCAGCATCAAGCAGATGCAGAGGGACTGCGGGATGCAGGCTGTTCCCAAACTGCAGAGCAGCACTGCTCAGACGGAGCG GGCGGTTCAGAGGAATGTGTTTACCCAGTATGAACCAAGAGAgctaagagagaaagaaaaagaaaacatcctcAGGTCTGAGAAACTGAAGAAGTTTGTCAACTCAGTGACCCCCAG GGTCTTGCATGCCCTTCAGCAGACACACATAATGAATGTGTTCACTGATGACTTTAAGGCCTTGGGCATAGGAGCAGAAGCTTCTGACCAGTTAGTGATGGTTTCTGAAGGTCTGAAGCTTCAATGGACCTTCACAGACGAGAAGCGCGCCATGGGCAAGAAAATCAGCAGCGTCAGCTGGCACCCTACAATCCATG GTCTGATAGCTGTGACTTTTATAAAGAAACAGGAGGAGCAGCTGGATAAGTCCACTGTGTACATCAACAGTCCTGCTTTCATTGTCTTCTATGGCTTCCCCGATCAATCTAACCCCCGG ttgctCTTGGAGTGCCCAGATGACATTTTTGCCTTCGAGTTCTGCCCTTCGAAtccaaatgttattgttggtgGCTGCAGGAATGGCAAG GTGGTGTTGTGGGACATTTCTTTTCACATCCCGCACTTACAGGGAACACGGCCTAACAGTAAAAAAGCCTCAGACtccgactctgacactgacacatTT GACTTGGGtaacaaaaaagagaacaagACTCCTGTCATGAGCTACTGTGCAGTTTCTTCCATAGAAAGCAGCCACAAATCCCCAGTTACTGATGTCCAGTGGCTGCCGAAAACATTTGAG GTGACCAGGACAGGCGTTCCAGTTCAAAACATTTCTAACATGTCTGTTCAAGTTGTCACCTGCTCCCCTGACTG TGTCATGTTTTGGGATCTGCGAGTGCCAAAACTACAGAACCAGTTTCTGGCCGACAGGAAGCAAGATGTGGATCAGAAGACCATGATGACACCCTATAGCATCCCCACAACTTTCAAACACCTGGACCGGACATGGAAACCACTCTTCAGG GTTTCCCTGCCAAAGATTGATACAAGTGGAGAGTATGCTCCTTTGAAGTTCAGCCTAGAACATTACACCTGTAATAGTAATACAGGTAGGAACACAG ATAATGAAAATGATGGCGCAGAGGTCCTCCCAGAATACAGTCAACTCAGAATACCTTCAGCCAAGACGCTCAAGACCCTGGACGATGTCAATACCAAGTTTTATGTTGGAACAGAG GAAGGAGAGATTGTCTACACTGACTGGAAACTGGAGGAAGATGAGTTTGGACGAAAGTTCA GTGCCAAGCCCCTGCTCTGTTTTAGAACTCATGCCTGGTTTGTGAACACAATGCAGCGATCACCCTTTTTCAAAGACATTCTTTTGACAACAGGAGGCTGGAACTTTGCCATCTGGAAAGAGGGTGTGATG GGTGGCCCAATCTTCGTGGGACCAAGCTCTGAGCAAGAGTACAGTGCGGCATGCTGGTCCCTCTCCCGATCTGCGGTTTTCTTCATTGGGAGAAATGATGGCAGTATTGAGGTGTGGAACCTGCTCCTAAACACCAGCGAACCTACACACGTCCATGAACACGTCGCCAGTACCAGAATTACCTGCATCAAACCCTGTATCACCGCCT CCAAACAACACTACCTGGCTGTTGCTGACAACCTTGGAGTGCTACGTGTTTTCAATGTGCCAAAGGCCCTCCGCTCCCCGGTTAAGAATGAG GATTTAAACATGCAGATCTTCTTTGACCAAGAGAATGACAGGCTGAAGGATTATTTGGAGTGGGAAGAACTGTGGGCGAAACCGAGAAAGGAGGAAGGCGAGTCCAAGAAACAAGTG GAGCCTGACAAGCCAGTCACATTC